A genomic window from Solanum dulcamara chromosome 11, daSolDulc1.2, whole genome shotgun sequence includes:
- the LOC129872155 gene encoding LEAF RUST 10 DISEASE-RESISTANCE LOCUS RECEPTOR-LIKE PROTEIN KINASE-like 2.1: MHSTVVLFIILCFLHMPISFCQDAERFTKCGETFSCGGIDIYYPFWGEGRPNYCGGHSSFQIKCETNIPKIDFESTTYKVIEINNRSRILTLARDDLLSNICLNKPKNDSFDLKTFSYFSSDQNITLYFGCTLRPGLQIQPSPPNMFDCNSNIYGIYTLIGFPFDLNLVTCQEEIIARVNQTNAVALSSPTASVEVLKRAFAGGFSVNWMASIDSECTQCDRSGGRCGSNPEFTAFACYCANGIHPTDCNDGQSQDSGKRLSISKKVGIVGSVGIAGMVLISVTMIYCLRSRGSCCKPLICWKIESQDYKIEEFMRNNGSHAPKLYSYSDLKKITSFFSHKIGQGGFGQVYKGKLPDGRAVAVKVLTETNGDGEEYINEVASISRTSHVNIVGLLGFCYQRNRRALIYEYVSNGSLDKFLNSGPSSTNCSLEWTTLYSIAVGTARGLEYLHRGCSTRIVHFDIKPHNILLDQDFCPKISDFGLSRLCERKESILSMLGARGTAGYIAPEVFSRAFGHVSHKSDVYSYGMLVLEMVGVRNNVDMSQTSEVYFPHWIYEHLELGKDLSLQGIMNEEDEEIARKMILVGLWCIQTKPSDRPAIEKAVEMLEGSLHSLQVPPKPVLFSPTKSIPESFKSTSTTT; this comes from the exons ATGCACTCAACTGTTGTTCTGTTTATCATTCTATGCTTTCTCCATATGCCCATATCCTTCTGTCAAGATGCCGAGCGATTCACTAAGTGTGGTGAGACATTTAGCTGCGGTGGCATCGACATATATTACCCTTTCTGGGGAGAAGGCAGACCAAATTACTGTGGTGGTCATTCAAGTTTCCAGATCAAATGCGAAACTAACATCCCCAAAATTGATTTTGAATCAACAACATATAAAGTGATAGAGATCAACAATCGTAGTAGAATTCTGACCCTGGCTAGAGATGATTTACTGAGTAATATTTGTTTGAATAAACCCAAGAACGACTCTTTTGATTTAAAAACTTTCAGCTATTTTTCGAGTGACCAGAATATTACTCTGTATTTCGGCTGCACCCTCCGCCCTGGTTTGCAAATACAACCTTCACCTCCAAATATGTTCGATTGCAATAGCAACATATATGGTATATACACGCTGATCGGCTTTCCCTTCGACCTTAATCTGGTAACATGCCAGGAAGAAATAATAGCTAGGGTCAATCAAACGAACGCTGTGGCATTATCCAGTCCTACAGCTTCGGTGGAAGTTCTGAAAAGAGCCTTTGCTGGCGGTTTTTCAGTAAATTGGATGGCAAGTATCGATTCTGAGTGCACACAATGCGACCGGTCAGGTGGAAGATGTGGATCCAATCCAGAATTTACAGCCTTTGCTTGCTACTGTGCAAATGGTATTCATCCAACAGACTGCAACGACGGACAAAGCCAAG ATTCAGGAAAAAGGCTTAGCATTTCGAAGAAAGTTGGAATAG TTGGCTCAGTTGGTATCGCAGGGATGGTCCTAATATCAGTTACAATGATCTATTGCCTCAGAAGTCGAGGGTCATGCTGTAAGCCACTGATTTGCTGGAAGATCGAATCACAAGATTacaaaattgaagaatttatgAGAAACAACGGATCTCATGCTCCAAAGCTGTACAGCTATTCGGATCTAAAGAAAATAACAAGCTTTTTCAGCCATAAAATAGGACAGGGAGGATTTGGGCAGGTATACAAAGGAAAACTACCTGATGGTCGTGCAGTAGCTGTAAAGGTCCTGACGGAAACTAATGGTGACGGAGAAGAATATATAAACGAGGTAGCCAGTATAAGTAGAACTTCCCATGTTAACATAGTAGGGCTTTTGGGATTTTGTTACCAAAGGAATAGGAGAGCCTTAATCTATGAATATGTGTCCAATGGATCACTGGACAAATTTCTTAACAGTGGACCATCTAGCACAAATTGTTCTTTGGAATGGACAACATTGTACAGTATCGCAGTTGGAACTGCTCGAGGTTTGGAATATTTGCACCGAGGTTGTAGCACAAGAATAGTGCACTTTGACATAAAACCTCACAACATTCTCTTGGACCAGGATTTCTGCCCCAAAATATCTGACTTTGGCCTCTCCAGATTGTGCGAGAGAAAGGAGAGCATTCTATCAATGTTGGGTGCCAGGGGAACTGCTGGATACATTGCTCCAGAAGTGTTCTCTAGAGCATTTGGACACGTCTCTCACAAATCAGATGTCTACAGCTATGGCATGCTTGTTCTCGAGATGGTTGGAGTGAGAAACAATGTTGACATGAGCCAAACTAGTGAAGTATACTTTCCACATTGGATCTATGAACATCTCGAGCTGGGGAAGGACCTAAGTCTACAAGGTATCATGaacgaagaagatgaagaaatagcaaggaaaatgattttaGTTGGCTTGTGGTGCATTCAGACCAAGCCGTCAGATAGACCAGCAATTGAGAAAGCAGTTGAAATGCTGGAGGGAAGCCTTCACTCCCTACAAGTTCCACCAAAACCTGTCTTGTTTTCTCCAACAAAATCCATCCCAGAGTCGTTTAAATCAACATCCACAACGACCTAG
- the LOC129872156 gene encoding uncharacterized protein LOC129872156: protein MGGVTSSIAAKFAFFPPTPPSYTVVPDDGKFSIPEVARRDGVDFLKLRTRRGNEIVAVHVKHPKASATMLYSHGNAADLGQMFELFVELSLRLRVNLMGYDYSGYGQSSGKPSECNTYADIDAVYKCLKEQYGVKDEQLILYGQSVGSGPTVDLASRVPNLRAVVLHSPILSGVRVLYPVKRTYWFDIYKNIDKISAVNCPVLVIHGTADEVVDYSHGKQLWELCKEKYEPLWINGGGHCNLELYPEYIKHLKKFVLGLGKLKPAANGPQKESTESDNQSKPAESGTTDTFDLKPDLPEISRNSLDSRLEKTKKSNKPEKSRMSTDRVDRFRRRKGLVW, encoded by the exons ATGGGAGGAGTGACTTCTTCCATCGCTGCTAAGTTCGCCTTTTTCCCACCGACTCCACCGTCTTACACGGTAGTCCCCGACGACGGCAAGTTTAGCATACCTGAGGTAGCTAGGAGAGATGGAGTAGACTTTTTGAAGCTTCGTACTCGCCGTGGAAATGAAATCGTGGCCGTTCATGTGAAGCATCCAAAGGCATCCGCTACTATGCTGTATTCTCATGGTAATGCTGCTGATTTGGGTCAGATGTTTGAGCTCTTTGTAGAATTGAGCCTCCGTCTTCGTGTTAATCTCATGGG GTATGATTACTCTGGATACGGACAGTCAAGTGGAAAG CCATCTGAATGTAATACGTACGCGGACATTGATGCAGTATATAAATGCCTAAAGGAGCAATATGGGGTCAAAGATGAACAATTAATATTGTATGGTCAATCTGTCGGCAGTGGCCCAACTGTTGATCTTGCATCACGAGTACCCAATTTACGAGCTGTTGTTTTACATAGTCCAATATTGTCCGGTGTAAGAGTTTTGTACCCTGTCAAGCGGACATACTGGTTTGACATATACAAG AATATTGACAAGATTAGTGCAGTGAATTGTCCTGTTCTGGTCATTCAT GGAACAGCGGATGAAGTTGTTGACTACTCCCATGGGAAACAGCTTTGGGAGCTAtgcaaagaaaaatatgaacCTTTGTGGATAAATGGAGGTGGACATTGCAATCTTGAACTTTACCCAGAGTACATCAAACATCTAAAGAAATTTGTTCTTGGTCTTGGCAAACTGAAGCCTGCTGCTAATGGCCCCCAGAAAGAATCAACAGAGTCTGACAATCAGAGTAAACCTGCAGAAAGTGGTACCACAGACACATTTGACCTGAAACCTGATCTTCCTGAAATTTCAAGGAACAGTTTGGACAGTCGACTTGAAAAGACTAAGAAGTCAAACAAACCTGAGAAGTCTCGGATGAGCACAGATCGTGTTGACAGGTTTAGGAGAAGAAAGGGCTTAGTGTGGTGA
- the LOC129875142 gene encoding putative pentatricopeptide repeat-containing protein At4g17915, producing MRRIKDKLSTRLMNICVASLCKAKQLEKAEVVIVDGIRIGLQPDVVTYNTLIAAYCRFVGIDAGYSILHLMKDAGINPDVITYNSLIAGATRYSLLSKCLDLFDEMLEMSILPDIWSYNTLMDCFFKFGKPDEAYRVFQDILLKDISVHSATFNILINGLCMNGYTENALMLFRSLKRHGFIPQLVTYNILIHGLCKSGRGKVAREFLNELVESGHIPNAITYTTVMKCCFKYRQFEEGLKIFAEMRNKGYTFDAFAYCTVAGMLVKTGRITEANEYLGYIITSGFSLDIVSFNTIFHLYCKEGQLDNAYKLLYEAEIGGLEPDKYTHAILIDGLCRTGNFQEAQQQLNRMSVTGFDFNLVAWNSFINGLCKTGQLDYAMQILESMDTKDSVTYSTIVRGLCKARMFRAASKLLLSCIRGGMRILKSDKRIVIDGLRSCGLTHEARKVQSKIQQAKLLHY from the coding sequence ATGCGGAGAATCAAGGATAAATTATCAACAAGGTTAATGAATATCTGTGTGGCATCTCTTTGTAAAGCCAAACAATTGGAGAAAGctgaagttgttatagttgaTGGCATAAGAATTGGATTACAACCAGATGTTGTCACTTACAACACATTGATTGCTGCATATTGCCGCTTTGTTGGCATAGATGCTGGTTATTCCATCCTTCATCTTATGAAGGACGCTGGAATTAACCCTGATGTTATTACCTATAACTCTTTGATTGCAGGAGCCACCAGATATTCCCTGTTATCTAAATGTCTCGACCTGTTTGATGAAATGCTTGAGATGAGTATTCTTCCTGATATTTGGAGTTACAACACATTAATGGACtgtttctttaaatttggaaagCCAGACGAAGCGTACAGGGTTTTTCAAGAtattcttttgaaagatatatcTGTTCATTCAGCAACgttcaatattttaattaatggacTGTGTATGAATGGATATACTGAGAATGCCCTAATGTTATTTAGGAGTTTAAAGCGTCATGGATTTATCCCTCAGTTAGTAACTTACAACATTCTAATTCATGGGTTGTGCAAGTCGGGACGAGGAAAAGTTGCAAGAGAGTTCCTCAACGAATTGGTAGAATCAGGTCATATACCGAATGCTATCACTTATACGACAGTAATGAAATGTTGCTTCAAATATAGACAATTTGAAGAAGGCCTTAAAATCTTTGCAGAGATGAGAAATAAAGGATATACATTTGATGCATTTGCTTACTGTACAGTCGCAGGTATGTTAGTGAAAACTGGGAGGATAACTGAGGCCAATGAGTACCTGGGATATATTATTACAAGTGGCTTTAGCCTTGATATTGTGTCTTTTAATACCATTTTTCACCTATATTGTAAGGAAGGTCAGCTGGATAATGCTTATAAGTTATTATACGAGGCAGAAATTGGAGGCTTGGAACCTGACAAGTACACCCATGCTATCTTGATTGATGGTTTGTGCAGGACTGGTAATTTCCAAGAGGCCCAGCAACAATTGAACCGTATGAGTGTGACGGGTTTTGATTTTAACTTGGTTGCGTGGAATTCTTTTATCAATGGGTTGTGTAAAACTGGTCAATTGGATTATGCTATGCAAATATTGGAATCAATGGATACGAAAGATTCTGTTACTTACTCTACCATAGTCCGTGGTCTTTGCAAAGCTAGGATGTTTCGTGCAGCATCTAAGTTACTACTATCGTGTATTAGAGGTGGCATGAGAATTCTTAAATCAGATAAACGAATTGTTATTGATGGTCTTCGTAGTTGTGGACTTACGCATGAAGCAAGGAAGGTCCAGTCTAAAATTCAACAGGCTAAGCTTCTGCATTATTGA